TATTCCCGGGCAAGAAATATGCATACTGCTGCGAATTATATTGTTTCAGTGTACCGGGGGAAATTTCCTCAAACATATAGTGAATTGGTCAATATTAAGGGTATTGGAGACTACACTGCAGCAGCTATTGCATCATTTTCATTTGGAGAAGCCGTTCCGGTGGTTGACGGAAATGTTAACAGGGTAATTGCCCGCTTATATGGAATACAATATCCAATTGATAAGACAGAAGGAAAAAAACAGATACGGAAATGTGCCGAAGATACGATGGTCAGATCTTCACCTGCTATTTATAATCAGGCTATTATGGAATTTGGTGCACTGCAGTGTGTACCACATAATCCTGATTGTGAAATATGTATTCTTAAATCCTTTTGCGTTGGGTATGCCAAGGAACTGGTATCGGAACTTCCGGTCAAATCCAAGATAATGAATATCAAAACACGGTACTTTCATTATTTAGTGGTAAATTACAAGAATGATACATACCTGCAAAAACGTTCCGGAGGGGACATATGGAAGGGATTATATGAATTCCCTATGATTGAAACAGATACTCAGATTGAACCTGAGGCATTGGAATATTCGGAATCGTGGCAGTCTTGGTTTTCCGGCCAGGTACCTGCCGTCCAAATGCCGGCTGCAGAAGTCATTCACCGTTTGACCCATCGTATATTGAAAATCCGGTTTTACGAAATACATATAGATCAACCAATGTGTATACAAGGGCAGATACAGGTACCATGGTCGGATATCCATCAATATGCTGTTCCGAAAGTGATGGATAATTATTTAAAATCCAGGTTGCGAAAATAAAAGTTGTATATTTATCCAGTGTTTTAAGCACTTAGTATTATTTGTTTTTTTCTTAAGCCACACTGGTCAAATTGATTACGTTTTTAAATATGACATTAAATGTTTAGTATTACTTAATATTTTTTAATAGTGAAAATCGTAATGATCGGAGCGGGGAATCTCGCAACACATTTATCCAAGGCATTGTACGATACGGGTTTTGATATTGTCCAGGTATACAGCCGGTCAAAAAGATCAGCGACTGATCTGGCTGATGCATTGAAGACAAACTATACCGTTTCAATAGATAAAATTGTTACAGATGCATCATTATACATTATTTCTGTAAGTGATGATGCTATTTCAGGGCTGGTGGATAGGTTGCCTGTAAAGGAGCAGTTAGTGGTGCATACGGCTGGGAGTGTCCCTATGGATATATTTTCCGGAAAACTGGAAAATTATGGTGTCATGTACCCTTTACAGACTTTTTCCAAAGAGCGTCCTGTCGATTTCAGTAATATACCTGTTTTTATAGAGGCAAGTTCTTCCGGAAACCTGGAAAAACTAAGGATGGTCACACAGAAGGTCTCATCCAGGGTATATGAGATGCCTTCTGACAAACGTATCTATTTGCATTTATCTGCAGTTTTCGGTTGTAATTTTGTGAATAGTATGTATGGTGTTGCCGCAGATATTTTGCAGGAAACCGGTTGTAGCTTTGATGTATTGTCTTCATTGATCCTTGAAACAGCTCAAAAGGCAATAATATCGAATGATCCGGGTAAAGTACAAACAGGTCCGGCTATTCGTAAGGATCAACACGTGATGAATAAACATATTGCTCTTTTATCCGACCATCCGGAATGGCAGGATCTATACATACAAATCAGCAGGTTTATAAAGAAACAGGCTGAATGATGAATAAAACAATTTTGGATCGGGATTTTTACCAGCAGGATGTACTGGAGGTTGCTCCGGAGTTGTTGGGGAAAACTCTGGTTTGTAAAGTAGGAGAGGAGTTTTTACGGTATCGAATTACGGAAACCGAAGCGTATAGGGGGAATGAAGATATGGCCTGTCATGCAGCCAAGGGACGGACTTCCCGTACAGAG
The Bacteroidales bacterium DNA segment above includes these coding regions:
- a CDS encoding NUDIX domain-containing protein, giving the protein YSRARNMHTAANYIVSVYRGKFPQTYSELVNIKGIGDYTAAAIASFSFGEAVPVVDGNVNRVIARLYGIQYPIDKTEGKKQIRKCAEDTMVRSSPAIYNQAIMEFGALQCVPHNPDCEICILKSFCVGYAKELVSELPVKSKIMNIKTRYFHYLVVNYKNDTYLQKRSGGDIWKGLYEFPMIETDTQIEPEALEYSESWQSWFSGQVPAVQMPAAEVIHRLTHRILKIRFYEIHIDQPMCIQGQIQVPWSDIHQYAVPKVMDNYLKSRLRK
- a CDS encoding DUF2520 domain-containing protein, producing MKIVMIGAGNLATHLSKALYDTGFDIVQVYSRSKRSATDLADALKTNYTVSIDKIVTDASLYIISVSDDAISGLVDRLPVKEQLVVHTAGSVPMDIFSGKLENYGVMYPLQTFSKERPVDFSNIPVFIEASSSGNLEKLRMVTQKVSSRVYEMPSDKRIYLHLSAVFGCNFVNSMYGVAADILQETGCSFDVLSSLILETAQKAIISNDPGKVQTGPAIRKDQHVMNKHIALLSDHPEWQDLYIQISRFIKKQAE